In Crinalium epipsammum PCC 9333, the genomic window ATTGTCTGTCGCTGTTTAACTACTTTGCGTTCTCTATCTCTTGAATTACCCCGACTTGGTATCCCTAGCTAAGGCTAGGAAACTTTTCCAGGGTTTTTTACATCTTTTGGTTTATCATGATTACCCATTTAGAAGGAGTGCAATTTTGTCAAACAATTGTTATCTTTCTTAATACAGAGGTACACATCAGTAGCCCACCACTGCTAAACCCTTTACTTCTGTGCTTTTCAACTAATTCACTCTAGTTTCTCTCTTTAGTAGGAGCTAATTATGTCTCAGCCAATTGAACTATCCTTAGAACAACAATTTAGTATCCGTTCCTTTGAAACCCAAGTGGAGCATATGAGTCATGAACAAGCACAACAATTTTTAGTGCAGTTATATAAACAAATGATGATGCGTGAAGAAACATATAAAAATCTACTCAAGCACCAATGGGGTTTAGAACCCAATTCCCATTTTGAGTAGACCCTCCTATATGGTGGGCGACCTCCTTCTCTAGCTTGGTTCCGGTAAGGAAAAAAGCTGGGGCTGTTGGGGCGTCAACTAAATAGATTAGTTTTGCTGATTTGATTGAATTAGAATTGCTAAATTTTTTAACTGTAACGTTAAAAACATTATTTAATTGAATTAATTTAAATTATTAGATTATTTATCCTGAAATATCTCTAGGCGATTCAGTTTGAGTAGCTGACAGTTTCATTAAAATTTTAGGTTTAAGTTTATCCAACTCTTGTTTGAGCAGTTTTTTACTCATTTGCCCGTCAGATATTGAAAATGTTGTATTGCTCATATTAGCCCAACTTTCTAACAATTTACACTGAGCAGGGGCAATTGTTGCAGTCAAAACTTGGCTACAACGTGAGGGTTGTTCAAGAGCAAAAAGTAAAATTTGATATCGACCAGTTTCTGCTAAAAGTCGAGTAATTTTATGTCCTAGTGATGTTTTGAGATCTAGATAGCATGGAAGCCAACGAGCGCCGTGTTCTCTTGTGTATAGAGTAGTAATCCACAAAATCATTGGATGAGGGGATACCAAAAATAAAAATTGGTTGTAGCGAGTGCTAAGTAAACGTTTTTTAATTTCTTCTTGGGGAAACATTACCCAAAGCGTTGCAAATGACTGCTGGTTATTGTGTAGTATATGGGGAAATACAATTTCGGCTTGAGGTTTATCCTTTGGCCAGGAAGTAGCCCAAAATATTTCGTCAAATGCCTGGGTAAATTTTATTTTTTGTGCAGTGGTGGGCGGTGGCTGGGTAATAATAGCGTCTTCGTGCTGTGAGGGTTGTTGAGCGACAATTTTTTTCTCAAGAGATACTAATTCTCTTAATATTTCGGTAACACTTTCGGGGCGATCGCTTGGCGATTTAGCAAGACAACTCATTACTAAATCTTGCAATTTGGGCAATTTAAGATCAGATGTGATAGATTCAAAACTAGGAATTTGGGTTTGATGAGCTTTTTGCCAAGCTGGAAGTGAATTTACCTGTGCTTTAATTGGTTTTTCACCAGTCAACATTTCAAACATCATCACACCCAGACTATAAATATCTGAGCGATTGTCTAAGTCTTTGCCTGCCATTTGTTCTGGTGAACAATATGCAGGAGTACCCATAAATGATCTAGGTTTGATGATATCTGATTCAAGCTGGGCAATGCCAAAATCGAGAATTTTGGCTAATTCTCCTAAAGTTTGATCTTGAAGGATCAAAATGTTACTAGGTTTAATATCCCGATGAATAATTGGGGAGAGATTACCGTTAATCAGGATACCTTGATGAGCGCACTGTAGCCCTAAACAAATTTGACGAGATAAATTAAGAAATCGTGGTAAGGGAAGAGGTTGGGGTTTGATAATAGCCCTTAAGCTTTCTCCTTGGAGATATTCCATGACATAGAAAGGAATTTCTCTTTCGTTTAAGCCATAATCTTTAACTCGAACAATATGAACACTCGTTTCACCTAACAAAGCACAGATAGTAGCTTCGCGCTGAAAGCGATCGCGTTTTGTTTGATTCAAAACTGCTTGGGAGAGAAACTTAACGGCGACGCTTACGCCTCCAAGTAATATATCGTTAGCTTGATATACCTCGCCCATTGAACCTTTGCCTACCAACTCTAGCAGTTGATAGCGGTTAGCTAATAACTGACCTTTTTTAACATTTGTAGTCATAACTTTCTGCCCCGATATATCTTGGAGCAGTTATACAAGGGCGTGATCGTAGCCCTACCTTAACTCCCAAGCTGATGGTAGATGCCTGATCGTGACTAACAATAGAAATTATCACTCTTTAATTATCTTATTTTTATTCTCTCTGTCGCTCTAGAGTAACTTCCATCGCGCTTGTTAAGTTATTAACTGCGATGATGCCACTTGATAAATAATAGGTATTGTCATTCAAGCGATAAAATGTTTCAAAGCCGTTTCGTCGTTGGCGATCGCCTAGCACCCAATAGCGTTGCACAATTGATTCTGGAGCTACCCAACCTTCCCCTTCAACACGACCTAAAAGGCTATGCTGTAGTACAAAAGTATATTGACGCTCCCCCATATCAAGATGTCCTTTGTATTGGAAGGAGATTTCATCGCGTTCACCATCAGGAAATACTAGCTTAGTAACCATCGTGTACCAGTTTTCGCGTCCCCAAGCTACTAATGTTTTGCCTTTGACACTTATTGGCATTTGATCACGCTCCAGCCAATTGCCCTGAAGCGTCCAGCGTCCTGGTTCCATTAAAAACGAGTGTGCCACGATAATTACCTGATGAGCGAATATCGAACACTGCCGATTGATAATTTTCTATTCGCTTAAGAATAGATGTATCTGGCAAGAAAGATCGGTATCTTGTTTTGTTGCTTTACGGTTTTTGATTGAGTGGGAATTGAAGAATTTAACTTTCAGGCAAAATGGCGCTCGGCTGTTTACTTCATTACCATTTTTAAATTATATCCTTAAAACCGTACTCACTATAGCTCTTAGAATTTTGATTTTGCTTAATAAAAACGCATATCGACACAGATTAACTTAGGGTAAAAACTGAATTAATTCGACTTATGCAACAACAGTTACTCAATAGGTAGATGAAGCTCCCCAAGTATGGCGGGTTGTCTCGCACCTGTAGCTTGAATTATGTTACCAGTAATGCCTAATTGATGCCAATAAGCTAAAACTGCAAAGGCGATCGCTTCTTTAAAATCTGCACTCACACCCGCTTCATCGGTGGTTAATACTGATATCGGATCAATCTGCGCTTGCAAGCGTTGTTTTAAATAAAGATTGCGACTACCACCGCCACACAGTAACACCTCATCTGGCATTTGGGGTAGAAAGTTGCGGTAGCTGTGAACAATTGATGCAACTGTAAGCTCTGTCAGTGTTGCTAACAAATCGGCTGGACTGAGATTATAGCCATCAGCATCAGCTAAACATTGCTGTAAATATTCTCCGCCAAAATGCTCTCTACCAGTGGATTTGGGAGGAGTAATTTGGAAGTATTCTTGAGTTAGCCACTGCTGAACTAAAGCATCGCAGGGAGTTCCCGTAGCCGCCCAATTACCATCTTTGTCATAGGTTTGGCTACCGTCGCTTAACTGCTGTACTGCTAAATCTAATAAAGTATTTCCAGGACCAGTATCCCAACCAGAAATATTTACATTTTCACTGTTATTTGTTGCTGGTAAATAAGCAACATTGCCAATTCCCCCTATATTTTGAATACAGCGAGTTTTACTGGGATGTCCTAGTAAACAGGCATCTATCTTAGGGACTAAAGGCGCACCTTCTCCACCAGCCGCAATATCAGCTACTCGAAAGTTACTGACAGTAGGGATATGAGTTAAATCAGCAATTAAAGCACCCCTACCTAGTTGTAAGCTATATGCCATGTTGATAGCAGGAGATGCTGGGGATTGTTGCTTTAAAGGTCGATGAAAGACGGTTTGCCCGTGTGAGCCAATTAATTGAGCGTTATTGTGGTTAACTTGAATAGCTTGGGCAGAAGCAGCAAATTCGTATGCGATCGCATCATCCAGTTCTGCAAATTCTGCCATAGAAATAGCTTTCCCCGCGCAGACATCCAAAATTTGTTGTCTCAGGCTAGGTGGGTAAGGATAAGTCGATCCAGCTAAAAGCTCTACCTTTAAATCTACCTCTTTACCACTAATTTCTACTAAAGCTGCATCAATTCCATCTACAGACGTACCACTGATCAAACCGATTACACGAGTCATTTTCTAATATTAATAAACTAATTTTAATTAGGAAGCTGCAACATTAACATATCTCAATCATTTGCGAGGTTGCCACTCTGGTATAATTTTTTCTGGTTCTGTTGCTTCTTTTAAGGGCAACTTCACAGTAATTTTTGTGCCTACATTAATTTCACTTTCTACTATAATTTGACCACCATAAGCTTCTACAGATTTTTTAACAATAGACAATCCTAAACCAGTCCCTGGGATATTGCTAATATTATTAGCTCTGTGGAAAGGTTCAAACAGTCGTTCTTGATCTTCTGTAGGAATACCAATACCCTGATCTTGAACTTGAAATACTATTAACTCATCTTCATCCGCAAGTGTCAAATTTACTGTACTCTCTGATGGAGAATACTTAATCGCATTTGAAATTAAATTGCCAATGATTTGACGTAAAAGTTTTTCATCTAGCAAAGCATAACCGCATTTGCTGTGATTTATAAATTTAAGCAGGTGATGTTTGGAATTACTAAGACGCATTTCTTCCACCAGTTCACCAAAAATTTTCTCTAAAAGCAATGGCTTGGGATTAAATTCTAGTTTGCCAGCTTCAATTTTACCCATTAGCAATACATCATCCAACATCGTTGTCATGTATTTGACAGTTTCTTGAATGCGTTTTAAATAAATATTCTTTTTTTCATCAGACCACTTTTTACTATAATGTTCTAAAGATTCAGCAGAGCCTAAAATTGTAGTTAGTGGCGTGCGGAATTCATGAGATGCCATTGTAATAAACCTAGATTTTAGTTCGCTCAATTCTTTTTCTTTGGCTAGTGTATTACGAAGTTCTAACTCTATTTGTTTACGCTTCGTAATTTCCGCTTCAAGTTGAGTATTACTATTCAATAATTCTTGTGTACGTTCTTGCACCCTTTTTTCTAGTTCTGCATTCAATTGATGAATATGCGCCTCTGCTTGTTTACGTTCAGTAATATCAATTAAGTAACTTCTGATTAATCTGCTTTCGGCAATATAGTGTACAGATTGCTCAAAAATGGTATTTTCAATCTGAATTTCTCGCCTAAAAAATTGCTGATTATTATTTTTAACTTCTACAAGCAATCCTGCCAAGACTGGATGTTCTAAGTTGACTGCGTAAATATTAGTTAACTCGGCATTAGCGACAGGATTAAGATAGGTAATTTTTCCATCTATATCTATTTCAATAATTGGGATTGGTAGCAGTTCAGGGAAAGAAGCTAGTCTTACCAGTGCTTCTTCACTGAAGGTTTCAAGCGGAATATCATTGGTAACGAATGTTTCTAATGGATCAATTAAAGGATTATCAAACTGAAGATTGCCAAGAGTTTCCTCATCTAATAAATTGTGGCTAGAAACAAAATATTTAGCCCTAACATCACTCCCGAAATAAATTAAATCTTGATCTTGTAACAGCTTGGATAAACATGGTTTGCTATTAATTATTAATCCATTAGTACTATGATTGCCTTGTAAGTCTCCATCTATTATTTGAAATGAATAAGATTTACTTTCAGAGTTAGTTACCCTTAATAAAGTAGCATGATGTCGCGATACTAATTTAGAATTCAGGATAATAGAGTTGGTAGGACTACGACCAAGAGAATAAATATTTTTATCAAGGCTAATAACCCGTCTACCTTGAGTATCCTCAATTACAAAAACTGGGTAGTGTTTTTGCTGACTTTTATCGGTATTTTCCTGCTTAATAACAGACATAATAATTTTAGGCGAGATTAACTATTAATTATTGGTTAATTTAGAGAACTGCTTTAAATGCTCTATCACATATAATTAGCGTGATATTTATAACGGTGATCAGTCAGCTATTACTCTGTCAGTTTTTTTAAAAGCCTTTGCTACTAAGGGTTTCGGAATTAAAAATGTCGAAACCTCCTTGGCTACTGCTATAAGTTAATTTTTACCCACCTACATAGTGTTTGTTACATACTTATATCACTTTGTCTTTAAGTGTAGTACGCTTCAACCTTCCACTTATTCAA contains:
- a CDS encoding NblA/ycf18 family protein, with the translated sequence MSQPIELSLEQQFSIRSFETQVEHMSHEQAQQFLVQLYKQMMMREETYKNLLKHQWGLEPNSHFE
- a CDS encoding serine/threonine protein kinase, whose protein sequence is MTTNVKKGQLLANRYQLLELVGKGSMGEVYQANDILLGGVSVAVKFLSQAVLNQTKRDRFQREATICALLGETSVHIVRVKDYGLNEREIPFYVMEYLQGESLRAIIKPQPLPLPRFLNLSRQICLGLQCAHQGILINGNLSPIIHRDIKPSNILILQDQTLGELAKILDFGIAQLESDIIKPRSFMGTPAYCSPEQMAGKDLDNRSDIYSLGVMMFEMLTGEKPIKAQVNSLPAWQKAHQTQIPSFESITSDLKLPKLQDLVMSCLAKSPSDRPESVTEILRELVSLEKKIVAQQPSQHEDAIITQPPPTTAQKIKFTQAFDEIFWATSWPKDKPQAEIVFPHILHNNQQSFATLWVMFPQEEIKKRLLSTRYNQFLFLVSPHPMILWITTLYTREHGARWLPCYLDLKTSLGHKITRLLAETGRYQILLFALEQPSRCSQVLTATIAPAQCKLLESWANMSNTTFSISDGQMSKKLLKQELDKLKPKILMKLSATQTESPRDISG
- a CDS encoding anhydro-N-acetylmuramic acid kinase, with product MTRVIGLISGTSVDGIDAALVEISGKEVDLKVELLAGSTYPYPPSLRQQILDVCAGKAISMAEFAELDDAIAYEFAASAQAIQVNHNNAQLIGSHGQTVFHRPLKQQSPASPAINMAYSLQLGRGALIADLTHIPTVSNFRVADIAAGGEGAPLVPKIDACLLGHPSKTRCIQNIGGIGNVAYLPATNNSENVNISGWDTGPGNTLLDLAVQQLSDGSQTYDKDGNWAATGTPCDALVQQWLTQEYFQITPPKSTGREHFGGEYLQQCLADADGYNLSPADLLATLTELTVASIVHSYRNFLPQMPDEVLLCGGGSRNLYLKQRLQAQIDPISVLTTDEAGVSADFKEAIAFAVLAYWHQLGITGNIIQATGARQPAILGELHLPIE
- a CDS encoding ATP-binding protein, whose translation is MSVIKQENTDKSQQKHYPVFVIEDTQGRRVISLDKNIYSLGRSPTNSIILNSKLVSRHHATLLRVTNSESKSYSFQIIDGDLQGNHSTNGLIINSKPCLSKLLQDQDLIYFGSDVRAKYFVSSHNLLDEETLGNLQFDNPLIDPLETFVTNDIPLETFSEEALVRLASFPELLPIPIIEIDIDGKITYLNPVANAELTNIYAVNLEHPVLAGLLVEVKNNNQQFFRREIQIENTIFEQSVHYIAESRLIRSYLIDITERKQAEAHIHQLNAELEKRVQERTQELLNSNTQLEAEITKRKQIELELRNTLAKEKELSELKSRFITMASHEFRTPLTTILGSAESLEHYSKKWSDEKKNIYLKRIQETVKYMTTMLDDVLLMGKIEAGKLEFNPKPLLLEKIFGELVEEMRLSNSKHHLLKFINHSKCGYALLDEKLLRQIIGNLISNAIKYSPSESTVNLTLADEDELIVFQVQDQGIGIPTEDQERLFEPFHRANNISNIPGTGLGLSIVKKSVEAYGGQIIVESEINVGTKITVKLPLKEATEPEKIIPEWQPRK